From Selenomonas ruminantium AC2024, a single genomic window includes:
- a CDS encoding Na+/H+ antiporter NhaC family protein: MAESIWSILPPVITILLALWTKEVYMSLIIGIFSGAMLFTGGNFLESTLTMFKVMADKVGGNVNILVFLVILGILVAAITRSGATSAYGDWAARTIKGKRQASLITALLGLVIFIDDYFNCLTVGTVMRPVTDKFKISRAKLAYIIDAMAAPICIIAPVSSWAAAVGSSLPEGSEIDGFSLFIQTIPFNLYAWLTLIFLFFIIWTGKDFGAMAHDVKRSNENFEIPKEYQGNGEVHKDQQGNGKIIDLILPLLVLIVACVYGMLYTGGIHEGKSIADAFADCDSSKSLVLGSFIAFVFTGLLYLPRKVISFNAFCDSFGWGFKAMTPAIFILCLAWTLSGICSDKYLNLGGFVGGIVSANATLIMLLPPIFFLVAIGLAFATGTSWGTFGILIPIAVAVVGSDPQMLTICVAAILSGAVGGDHASPISDTTILASAGAQCDHLDHVSTQLPYVMTVAACSLIGYVVDGFTGNGWMGLGAALACLLAAMTVISSKVKSLDK; the protein is encoded by the coding sequence ATGGCTGAATCGATTTGGTCCATCCTGCCGCCAGTTATCACCATTTTACTGGCTTTGTGGACAAAGGAAGTCTACATGTCCCTGATTATCGGTATCTTCTCGGGTGCCATGCTCTTTACGGGGGGCAACTTCTTGGAATCCACGCTGACCATGTTTAAGGTTATGGCGGACAAGGTGGGCGGCAATGTCAACATCTTGGTATTTTTGGTAATCTTAGGTATTTTAGTGGCGGCAATTACCCGCAGCGGTGCTACCAGCGCCTATGGTGACTGGGCAGCCCGCACGATTAAGGGCAAGCGTCAGGCATCTCTCATTACGGCGCTTTTGGGGCTGGTCATTTTTATTGATGATTACTTCAACTGCCTGACTGTAGGTACGGTTATGCGCCCGGTGACGGATAAATTCAAGATTTCCCGCGCAAAGCTGGCCTACATCATCGATGCTATGGCAGCACCTATCTGCATTATTGCGCCGGTGTCGAGCTGGGCGGCGGCTGTTGGTTCTTCTCTGCCGGAAGGCTCGGAGATTGATGGGTTCTCCCTCTTTATCCAGACGATTCCCTTCAATCTCTATGCCTGGCTGACGCTTATCTTCCTGTTCTTCATCATTTGGACGGGCAAGGACTTCGGCGCGATGGCGCATGACGTTAAGCGCAGCAATGAAAATTTTGAGATTCCCAAGGAATATCAGGGAAATGGCGAAGTACACAAAGACCAGCAGGGTAATGGCAAGATTATCGACCTGATTCTGCCGCTCCTGGTGCTGATTGTTGCCTGCGTTTATGGCATGCTCTACACCGGCGGAATTCACGAGGGCAAGAGCATCGCTGATGCTTTTGCAGATTGCGATTCTTCCAAGTCTTTGGTGTTGGGCTCCTTTATCGCTTTCGTCTTTACGGGCCTGCTCTACCTGCCTCGCAAGGTCATTTCCTTCAATGCCTTCTGTGACAGTTTCGGCTGGGGCTTCAAGGCCATGACGCCGGCCATCTTTATTCTCTGCCTTGCCTGGACGCTTTCGGGTATTTGCAGTGACAAGTATCTGAACTTGGGCGGCTTTGTCGGTGGCATCGTCAGCGCGAATGCGACACTTATCATGCTGCTGCCGCCGATTTTCTTCCTTGTGGCCATTGGTCTGGCCTTTGCGACCGGCACGAGCTGGGGAACTTTCGGTATTCTGATTCCCATTGCGGTTGCTGTTGTAGGTAGTGACCCGCAGATGCTGACCATCTGTGTGGCGGCTATCCTCTCCGGTGCTGTGGGCGGCGACCATGCTTCACCGATTTCCGATACCACGATATTGGCGTCGGCCGGTGCCCAGTGTGACCATTTAGACCATGTGAGCACTCAGCTGCCTTACGTGATGACGGTAGCCGCCTGCTCGCTTATCGGCTATGTGGTGGACGGTTTTACCGGCAATGGCTGGATGGGCTTAGGTGCGGCGCTGGCATGCCTGCTCGCAGCTATGACGGTTATTTCCAGTAAAGTAAAATCATTAGATAAATAA
- the rnmV gene encoding ribonuclease M5: MIKEVLVVEGKMDVVAIDKAVEADCIITEGFNLKKQALKNIEQAYKKRGIIILTDPDSAGERIRSYLTKRFPNAKHAFVPVEDATDNDDIGIEQAKPDAIRKALEKVRTMDWEPTNNFSGADLIVNDLSGANAAASRRAKLGAKLGLGFANAKTFLKRLNHYGVTREEFDKAVAELNAEEAEENK; the protein is encoded by the coding sequence ATGATAAAGGAAGTTTTGGTGGTGGAAGGCAAGATGGACGTGGTGGCCATCGACAAGGCTGTGGAAGCTGACTGCATCATCACCGAAGGATTCAATCTGAAAAAACAGGCCCTCAAGAATATTGAGCAGGCCTATAAGAAACGCGGCATCATCATTTTGACGGACCCGGATTCGGCTGGCGAGCGGATTCGCTCGTATCTGACCAAGCGGTTCCCAAATGCCAAGCACGCCTTTGTGCCTGTGGAGGATGCCACGGATAATGACGATATCGGCATTGAACAGGCCAAGCCCGATGCCATTCGCAAGGCGTTGGAAAAAGTTCGCACCATGGACTGGGAGCCTACCAACAATTTCAGCGGTGCGGATTTGATTGTCAATGACCTGTCCGGCGCCAATGCTGCCGCCAGCCGCCGGGCAAAACTCGGAGCCAAGTTAGGTTTGGGCTTTGCCAATGCCAAGACCTTTTTGAAGCGGCTCAATCATTACGGCGTGACCCGGGAAGAATTTGACAAAGCCGTAGCGGAACTGAATGCAGAAGAAGCGGAGGAAAATAAATGA
- a CDS encoding sensor histidine kinase codes for MADQQSGSLPPDMGGLQAQSLKKILSNTISTIEDNKSQIFEIYETARSEVESSRKLLEDLREQTRQTIERVDGLSKQEQQEKQKLVKVSSNFQDYSEEKVRECYESVKNVQVSLGVEREKEANLRAQRDKLELRLRNLQTMLAQAEHLALAVGSVLSYLSTQVNGVIWKIEAVQKEKFVGARIIKAQEEERYRISREMHDGPAQDLANIIFQTSIAEKLVDYDPDEAKRTLQEMRQQMRDCLGSVREVIFDMRPMALDDLGLVAALNQLIGRLASRGTLAIDFSMDGKVYELPKHVEIAIFRIVQEALNNIYHHADVKQAKVRLLYSPAAISALIEDNGKGFDPDAKEEAQNADEDTEDVVETNHHFGLMGMRERAKIIGAELNITSAIGEGTRVHLRVPLHEPVQEAKDVKVVKTPAKKKGKGR; via the coding sequence ATGGCAGACCAGCAGAGTGGGAGCCTCCCCCCGGATATGGGGGGGCTGCAGGCACAGTCCCTGAAGAAAATTTTAAGCAACACAATCAGTACCATTGAGGACAACAAGTCACAGATTTTTGAAATCTATGAGACTGCCCGCTCGGAAGTGGAAAGCAGCCGCAAGCTGTTGGAGGATTTGCGGGAGCAGACCCGGCAGACCATTGAGCGGGTGGACGGACTCTCCAAACAGGAACAGCAGGAAAAGCAGAAGCTGGTCAAGGTCAGCAGCAATTTCCAGGATTATTCCGAGGAAAAGGTGCGCGAATGCTATGAGTCTGTAAAGAATGTGCAGGTGTCTCTGGGCGTAGAGCGGGAGAAGGAAGCAAATCTTCGCGCTCAACGTGATAAATTGGAGCTGCGCCTGCGGAATCTGCAGACCATGCTGGCCCAGGCTGAGCATCTGGCATTGGCTGTGGGTTCGGTACTGTCCTATCTAAGCACTCAGGTAAACGGCGTTATTTGGAAAATTGAGGCGGTACAGAAGGAAAAATTTGTGGGCGCACGCATCATCAAGGCCCAGGAGGAGGAGCGTTACCGCATCTCCCGGGAAATGCATGATGGCCCGGCACAGGATTTGGCCAATATCATTTTCCAGACCTCCATTGCCGAAAAATTGGTGGATTATGACCCGGATGAGGCCAAGCGTACCTTGCAGGAAATGCGTCAGCAGATGCGGGATTGCTTGGGCAGTGTGCGGGAAGTCATCTTTGATATGCGTCCCATGGCTTTGGATGATTTGGGGCTGGTGGCGGCACTCAATCAGCTGATTGGCCGTCTGGCTTCACGAGGAACTTTGGCCATTGATTTTTCCATGGATGGCAAGGTTTACGAACTTCCTAAGCATGTAGAAATTGCCATCTTCCGCATTGTGCAGGAGGCATTGAATAATATCTACCACCATGCAGATGTCAAACAGGCCAAAGTGCGGCTGCTCTATTCACCGGCGGCAATTTCGGCGCTGATTGAAGACAACGGCAAGGGCTTTGACCCGGATGCCAAGGAAGAAGCACAGAATGCGGATGAGGACACGGAGGACGTGGTAGAGACCAACCACCATTTCGGCCTTATGGGCATGCGGGAGCGGGCCAAAATCATCGGGGCAGAACTTAACATTACCTCGGCGATAGGAGAAGGCACGCGGGTGCATCTGCGGGTGCCCTTGCATGAACCTGTGCAGGAAGCCAAGGATGTAAAGGTGGTCAAGACGCCAGCAAAGAAAAAAGGCAAAGGCAGATGA
- a CDS encoding aminotransferase class I/II-fold pyridoxal phosphate-dependent enzyme has translation MTDTKNEFRAPVAEAMKAYAGDGALAFHTPGHKQGLGAHPLLQELITPQGLREEVSLMEELDDLHEPTMCIKEAQELAAALYGADAAYFMINGTSGAIHAMIMGTLKPGDKVLVPRNAHRSMIGGLILAGVSPVFIQPRIDKKLGIPMGLQLADIVAAADEHPEAKALLLVYPTYYGVTIDLSKVADFVHSRRMLLLVDEAHGPHLKFSDKLPLQALDAGADMAAQSTHKILGSMTQTSILLARKDRIDLERVRCAASLLQSTSPNQLLLASLDIARLQMAEQGEELVNRAVKLAEKLRQAVNAIPGLWSFGADYLPAGESLDLTKVTVSVRGLGITGVQAESILRHTYKIQCELSDAYNLLFIISYADTEAQVKILVEALQGLAAQFADADELTLPVEIPPVPAVGIRPREAFFGGRETVDFEEAAGLIAAEQIMFYPPGIPILAPGDEIEPEALYYIRTMQRLGLKVVGPADSTLQTIQVVRDNR, from the coding sequence ATGACAGATACGAAGAACGAATTTCGAGCGCCGGTGGCGGAGGCTATGAAGGCCTACGCGGGAGACGGCGCTCTCGCATTTCATACACCGGGGCATAAGCAGGGGCTGGGCGCACATCCGCTCCTGCAGGAACTCATTACCCCGCAGGGGCTGCGTGAAGAAGTTTCTCTGATGGAGGAACTCGATGACCTTCACGAGCCCACCATGTGCATAAAAGAAGCCCAGGAACTTGCGGCAGCGCTCTATGGAGCCGATGCCGCTTATTTCATGATTAACGGTACCAGCGGGGCCATTCATGCCATGATTATGGGCACACTGAAGCCCGGCGACAAGGTACTGGTGCCCCGCAATGCGCACCGCTCCATGATTGGGGGGCTGATTCTGGCAGGGGTGAGCCCTGTCTTTATCCAGCCCCGTATTGACAAAAAGCTGGGCATTCCCATGGGCCTGCAGCTGGCAGATATCGTGGCGGCGGCAGACGAACATCCCGAGGCCAAGGCCTTGCTACTGGTCTATCCCACTTATTATGGGGTGACCATTGACTTGTCAAAAGTGGCCGATTTCGTCCATAGCCGCAGGATGCTTCTGCTGGTGGACGAGGCCCATGGTCCCCATCTGAAGTTCAGCGACAAGCTGCCTCTGCAGGCCTTGGATGCCGGAGCGGATATGGCGGCCCAGAGCACCCATAAAATTTTAGGCTCCATGACGCAGACTTCCATCCTGCTGGCCAGAAAAGACCGCATTGATTTGGAACGGGTGCGCTGTGCGGCAAGCCTGCTGCAGTCCACAAGCCCCAATCAGCTGCTGCTGGCCTCGCTGGACATTGCGCGGCTGCAGATGGCAGAGCAGGGCGAGGAACTGGTGAACCGGGCCGTAAAGCTCGCGGAAAAACTGCGGCAGGCGGTCAATGCGATTCCGGGGCTCTGGAGCTTCGGGGCAGATTATTTGCCTGCTGGCGAATCGCTCGACCTGACCAAGGTCACCGTGAGCGTCCGCGGCTTGGGCATTACCGGCGTGCAGGCAGAGTCCATCCTGCGCCATACGTATAAGATACAGTGCGAGCTTTCCGATGCCTACAACCTGCTCTTTATCATTTCCTATGCGGATACGGAAGCGCAGGTGAAGATTCTGGTGGAAGCCCTGCAGGGATTGGCAGCGCAGTTCGCAGATGCTGATGAATTGACCCTGCCGGTGGAAATCCCACCGGTGCCTGCTGTGGGCATCCGTCCCCGCGAGGCCTTTTTCGGCGGGCGGGAGACGGTGGACTTTGAAGAGGCGGCGGGGTTAATTGCCGCCGAGCAGATTATGTTCTATCCGCCGGGGATTCCTATTCTGGCACCGGGGGATGAGATTGAGCCCGAGGCCCTTTACTATATTCGCACCATGCAGCGGCTGGGGTTGAAAGTTGTGGGCCCCGCAGACAGTACACTGCAAACCATTCAAGTTGTGAGGGATAACCGATGA
- the trmB gene encoding tRNA (guanosine(46)-N7)-methyltransferase TrmB: MRLRRKPWVDEAIHEFDDFVFSKDQEIGEEKKGQWGEIFGRQAPLHVELGTGKGDFITQLAERNPDINYIGIEAQQDVLYSAAKKVAEKGLTNVRLLVFDINNIENIFAEGEVDRFYVNFCDPWPKKRHAKRRLTHVGFLEKYRKLLKKPGELHFKTDNRPLFDFSLEQFEEAGLKVQDVSFDLHAENRPDNIMTEYERKFSGFGEKINRCEVIFA, translated from the coding sequence GTGCGTTTACGGAGAAAGCCTTGGGTAGATGAAGCTATCCATGAATTCGATGACTTTGTGTTCAGCAAGGACCAGGAAATTGGCGAGGAGAAAAAGGGCCAGTGGGGAGAAATCTTCGGCCGCCAGGCACCTCTGCATGTGGAACTGGGCACTGGCAAGGGCGATTTTATCACCCAGCTGGCAGAACGCAATCCCGACATTAACTATATCGGCATTGAAGCCCAGCAGGATGTGCTCTACTCTGCGGCCAAGAAGGTGGCAGAAAAGGGCCTGACCAATGTGCGGTTGCTGGTTTTTGATATTAACAACATTGAAAATATCTTCGCGGAAGGCGAAGTGGACCGTTTCTATGTGAACTTCTGCGACCCCTGGCCGAAGAAGCGCCATGCCAAGCGCCGCCTGACCCATGTGGGCTTTTTGGAAAAATACCGCAAGCTGCTGAAAAAGCCCGGCGAACTTCACTTTAAGACGGACAACCGTCCGCTGTTCGATTTCTCTCTGGAGCAGTTCGAGGAAGCGGGCCTCAAGGTGCAGGATGTTTCCTTTGACCTCCATGCGGAGAATCGTCCGGACAATATCATGACGGAGTATGAACGCAAGTTCAGCGGCTTTGGCGAGAAAATCAACCGTTGTGAGGTAATATTCGCATAA
- a CDS encoding dTMP kinase, with translation MKGKLIIIEAGDGSGKATQTKALYDHLQADGHRVHRIEFPDYKDDSSALVRMYLGGAFGEKAADVNAYAASTFFAVDRFASYQRKWRDYYEAGDIILADRYTTSNMVHQAVKLTDKTERENFLDWLWDFEFTKMGLPVPDKVIFLDMAPEVADKLIAARAEETATKKDIHERDTDYLHRCHNAYLELADKYKWDKVICNEGNNPRKIEDIHRDVYKLVDKLLKE, from the coding sequence ATGAAAGGTAAACTGATTATTATAGAAGCAGGGGACGGCAGCGGCAAGGCCACCCAGACCAAGGCGCTCTACGACCATTTGCAGGCAGATGGGCATAGGGTGCACCGCATTGAGTTCCCCGATTATAAAGATGATTCTTCGGCGCTCGTGCGCATGTACTTAGGTGGAGCATTTGGGGAAAAGGCGGCAGATGTAAATGCTTATGCCGCATCCACCTTCTTTGCGGTAGACCGGTTCGCTTCCTACCAGCGCAAATGGCGGGATTACTACGAAGCCGGGGACATCATTCTGGCTGACCGCTATACCACGAGCAACATGGTGCATCAGGCGGTCAAACTCACGGATAAGACCGAGCGGGAAAATTTTTTGGACTGGCTTTGGGATTTTGAGTTCACCAAGATGGGCCTGCCTGTGCCGGATAAGGTAATCTTCCTCGATATGGCTCCGGAAGTGGCGGATAAACTCATTGCCGCCCGGGCAGAGGAAACGGCGACTAAGAAGGATATTCACGAGCGGGATACGGATTATCTGCACCGCTGTCACAATGCTTATCTGGAACTGGCAGATAAGTATAAATGGGATAAGGTTATCTGCAACGAAGGAAATAATCCACGGAAAATCGAAGATATCCACAGAGATGTGTATAAACTTGTGGATAAGTTACTAAAAGAGTAA
- a CDS encoding nitrous oxide-stimulated promoter family protein: MSIFSRFLPKRKPVEIKNNIPKEKANIKKTFGVYCHSHHDTKGDKLCPKCTALLATVLTKMSRCPYGITKPICDRCDRAAECLGAKQSQEFMAIMNGSQKRMFLSHPMMTIKHKLASMGVDYAKFQQAKKIDDKVKAKAEAAKKRAKERKEKK; this comes from the coding sequence ATGAGCATTTTTTCGCGTTTTCTGCCCAAGCGCAAGCCGGTAGAAATCAAAAACAATATTCCGAAGGAAAAGGCCAACATCAAAAAGACCTTCGGCGTTTACTGCCACAGCCACCACGATACCAAGGGCGATAAACTCTGCCCCAAGTGCACGGCACTCCTGGCCACCGTGCTGACCAAGATGAGCCGCTGCCCCTACGGCATCACCAAGCCCATCTGCGACCGCTGCGATAGAGCTGCTGAATGCCTGGGTGCCAAACAGTCTCAGGAATTCATGGCTATCATGAACGGCAGCCAGAAGCGCATGTTCCTGTCCCACCCCATGATGACCATCAAGCACAAACTGGCCAGCATGGGCGTGGATTACGCCAAGTTCCAGCAGGCCAAGAAGATTGACGATAAAGTCAAGGCCAAAGCAGAGGCTGCTAAGAAGCGCGCCAAGGAACGCAAAGAAAAGAAATAA
- a CDS encoding sigma-54-dependent Fis family transcriptional regulator, which yields MIREHRSRAKLEAYYEKFAQEGVLDPNVHPWVADSWQQSKKFGVGLEKMAIKHLLTKEEFHELQLKHADAIEYLSDLSDGIKEFFQEYNLSLLLIDADCTVLKSYSLPFYQMTPGEIEGANVGIDQVGTSSISVALEHKAPFWMFGPEMWVKECQLGDACSAPVMVSGELNYIITLVSMEQVAMPQDAVISLLFTMRKALERHLNEAIRIKADEAILDATPFAVYHVLPGGEVAYANRLGHTRLEGIGAKRDPGARRSASNLNDVIMNYQHTPIYKGFRGIPSYNKEVTWITPAKTYEDITTVVPLERDEDQAVQSVVVVSMPIEDLRTLVAHAAGYTAKYSLGSMVGEGTTFASVRNKAARVAKNKHHVLIQGEAGTGKQRMAHGIHQASNRAVGPLITLRCGDTTPELLEQELFGVVLNSEVSHQGRLELASGGTLFLDEIEKMPKNIAKALADALNKGKACRVGEQVERSIDVRIIAACDSDLKRLTERGLFDRDLYEALSKSIVRVPALRSRREDIPKLASHIISELAEQHQMQPKKILPETERVLREYDWPGNIKQLQSVLEYAFFNTSDTEINPNDISLMGDVKPDNKWKEDKEVFVKAWQAAGGNVSRLANLLNVSRVTLYRYLKKYGLEKK from the coding sequence GATTAGAGAGCATCGGAGCCGTGCCAAGCTCGAAGCTTATTATGAAAAATTTGCCCAGGAGGGTGTACTGGACCCTAACGTCCATCCTTGGGTGGCGGATTCCTGGCAGCAGAGCAAGAAGTTCGGCGTGGGTCTGGAGAAGATGGCCATTAAGCATCTGCTTACCAAAGAGGAATTTCACGAGCTGCAGTTAAAGCATGCGGATGCCATTGAGTATTTAAGCGACCTTTCCGATGGCATCAAGGAATTTTTTCAGGAATACAACCTGAGTCTGTTGCTCATTGACGCAGACTGCACGGTACTCAAGAGCTATTCCCTGCCCTTTTATCAGATGACCCCGGGCGAAATCGAAGGGGCAAATGTGGGTATTGACCAGGTGGGCACCTCGTCCATCAGCGTGGCTTTGGAACATAAGGCACCGTTCTGGATGTTCGGCCCTGAGATGTGGGTTAAGGAATGCCAGCTCGGGGATGCCTGCTCGGCACCGGTTATGGTCAGCGGTGAACTGAACTATATCATTACCTTGGTGTCCATGGAGCAGGTGGCCATGCCGCAGGATGCTGTAATTTCCTTGCTCTTTACCATGCGCAAGGCTTTGGAGCGCCATTTGAACGAAGCCATCCGCATTAAGGCGGATGAAGCTATCTTAGATGCTACGCCCTTTGCGGTCTATCATGTACTGCCCGGCGGGGAAGTGGCCTATGCCAACCGGCTGGGACATACCCGTCTGGAAGGTATTGGCGCCAAACGCGACCCCGGCGCCCGCCGCAGCGCGTCCAATCTCAATGATGTGATTATGAACTATCAGCATACGCCTATCTATAAGGGCTTCCGCGGGATACCTTCTTATAACAAAGAAGTGACCTGGATTACCCCGGCCAAGACCTACGAGGACATCACCACGGTGGTTCCGTTGGAACGTGATGAAGACCAGGCCGTGCAGAGTGTGGTCGTAGTTTCCATGCCCATTGAAGATTTGCGTACGTTGGTTGCACATGCGGCAGGGTATACGGCGAAATACAGCCTGGGGTCCATGGTCGGAGAAGGTACGACTTTTGCCAGCGTGCGCAACAAGGCGGCCCGCGTGGCGAAGAACAAACACCATGTACTGATTCAGGGCGAAGCTGGTACGGGCAAGCAGCGTATGGCCCATGGCATCCATCAGGCCAGCAATCGTGCGGTAGGCCCGCTGATTACTCTGCGCTGCGGCGATACCACCCCCGAACTTCTGGAACAGGAACTCTTCGGCGTGGTGCTGAACAGTGAGGTCAGCCATCAAGGCCGTCTGGAACTGGCTTCCGGTGGTACCCTGTTCTTAGATGAAATTGAAAAGATGCCGAAAAATATCGCCAAGGCTCTGGCAGATGCCCTGAACAAGGGCAAGGCCTGCCGTGTGGGCGAACAGGTGGAGCGCAGCATTGATGTGCGCATCATCGCCGCTTGCGACAGCGACTTGAAGCGCCTCACGGAACGCGGCCTCTTTGACCGTGACCTTTACGAAGCGCTGTCCAAGAGCATCGTGCGGGTACCGGCGCTGCGCAGCCGCCGTGAGGATATTCCCAAGCTGGCTTCCCATATCATCAGCGAGCTTGCGGAGCAGCATCAGATGCAGCCCAAGAAAATCCTGCCGGAAACGGAGCGTGTGCTGCGGGAATATGACTGGCCGGGCAATATCAAGCAGTTGCAGAGTGTGTTGGAGTATGCCTTCTTCAACACCAGTGACACGGAAATCAACCCCAATGACATCAGTCTTATGGGAGATGTGAAGCCGGACAACAAGTGGAAGGAAGACAAGGAAGTCTTTGTGAAGGCATGGCAGGCTGCCGGCGGCAATGTGAGCCGTCTGGCTAACCTCCTGAATGTGAGCCGTGTAACCCTGTACCGGTATTTGAAGAAGTATGGATTGGAAAAGAAGTAA
- the rsmA gene encoding 16S rRNA (adenine(1518)-N(6)/adenine(1519)-N(6))-dimethyltransferase RsmA produces the protein MSDKAIQPKIASREVTTHILKAFGLRMSKKLGQNFLIDGSIVQGIVDAAQIEEGDRVLEIGPGIGTLTQGLAEAGADVTAVELDKKLPAVLAETLKGYDNVRIVPGDILKVNIPEIMGDKPFKVAANLPYYITTPILMALLERHLPITHMVTMVQKEVALRMVAKPGGKDYGALSVAVQYYTDPEIVLDVPPRSFIPAPEVDSVVIACKVRETPAVQVQDEKMFFRVVKAAFGQRRKTLANALKGGGLPKEQVRDAMERAGIDPTRRGETLSLNEFAQLADAFSALA, from the coding sequence ATGAGTGATAAAGCCATACAGCCGAAGATTGCCAGCCGGGAGGTAACCACCCATATCCTCAAGGCTTTCGGACTGCGCATGAGCAAGAAGCTGGGCCAGAACTTTTTGATTGATGGCAGCATCGTGCAGGGTATTGTGGATGCGGCGCAGATTGAAGAAGGCGACCGGGTGCTGGAAATCGGCCCCGGCATTGGCACGCTGACTCAGGGGCTGGCTGAAGCTGGTGCTGATGTCACGGCAGTGGAACTCGATAAGAAGCTGCCGGCGGTTCTTGCCGAAACCCTCAAGGGTTATGACAATGTACGCATTGTGCCCGGGGATATCCTAAAGGTCAACATTCCGGAAATCATGGGCGATAAGCCTTTCAAGGTAGCGGCTAACCTGCCTTACTATATCACGACGCCGATTCTGATGGCGTTGTTGGAGCGCCATCTGCCCATCACCCATATGGTGACCATGGTGCAGAAGGAAGTGGCCTTGCGCATGGTGGCCAAACCCGGCGGCAAGGACTACGGCGCCTTGTCGGTAGCCGTGCAGTATTACACCGACCCGGAAATCGTGCTGGACGTGCCGCCCCGTTCCTTCATCCCTGCTCCGGAAGTGGACAGCGTGGTCATCGCCTGCAAGGTGCGGGAAACGCCTGCGGTACAGGTGCAGGATGAAAAGATGTTCTTCCGCGTGGTGAAGGCCGCCTTCGGCCAGCGCCGCAAGACTCTGGCCAACGCGCTCAAAGGTGGCGGACTGCCCAAAGAACAGGTGCGCGATGCCATGGAACGCGCGGGCATTGACCCGACGCGGCGGGGAGAAACGCTTTCCCTGAATGAATTTGCACAGCTTGCAGATGCGTTTAGTGCGTTAGCTTAA
- a CDS encoding FtsW/RodA/SpoVE family cell cycle protein, producing the protein MRIRKKIWNNDAEPIIAIMVVLMVLGTINVFSSSFVLGTTDYENPYHFLRRHVLVMLAGLVLFFVFRKINYRRWRPLQGPLMLAVIGATFLSLVGVLVIGTEVNGAKRWLFGAQPAELAKLVSLMLAASTLSARIKRGKANSLFNVCNLKYGIIVVMAVLIELEPDMGTAAIVLGVPVIMAVVAGMSFKYVLGLGGFLALLILILVNVQPYRMARLKVWFDPWADAQGMGYQTVQSLSTIGSGGFWGMGLGEGVSKYEYLPEAHTDFAFAIFSQEHGYMGAFLVFLLLALLVLFCVRIANRAPDEFGQMLATGIMVLIAGQAIANIMMVGGLLPVVGVPLPFISYGGSSLMVSMVAMGMLLNICDHGGKTSEDRDAPGVKEDKGPRLRLVK; encoded by the coding sequence GTGCGGATTCGGAAAAAGATTTGGAATAACGATGCGGAGCCCATTATTGCCATTATGGTGGTGCTGATGGTGCTGGGAACCATCAATGTCTTTAGTTCCAGTTTTGTGCTGGGCACTACGGATTACGAAAATCCCTATCACTTTTTGCGCCGCCATGTATTGGTTATGCTGGCCGGGTTGGTACTGTTCTTTGTCTTCCGCAAGATTAACTACCGGCGCTGGCGGCCCTTGCAGGGGCCGTTGATGCTGGCGGTCATTGGTGCGACATTCCTGTCGTTGGTCGGGGTACTGGTTATCGGTACGGAGGTTAACGGCGCCAAAAGGTGGCTCTTCGGTGCCCAGCCGGCGGAATTGGCTAAGCTGGTGTCGTTAATGCTTGCAGCCTCAACTTTGTCGGCGAGGATAAAGCGGGGCAAGGCCAACTCATTGTTCAACGTATGCAATCTGAAATACGGCATCATCGTGGTGATGGCTGTGCTTATCGAGCTGGAGCCGGATATGGGAACCGCGGCCATTGTGCTGGGCGTGCCCGTCATCATGGCGGTGGTGGCCGGCATGTCCTTTAAGTATGTGTTGGGGCTGGGAGGATTTCTCGCCCTGCTCATTCTCATTTTGGTCAATGTTCAGCCCTATCGTATGGCCCGACTTAAGGTTTGGTTTGACCCTTGGGCGGATGCGCAGGGGATGGGCTATCAGACGGTGCAGTCTTTGTCCACCATCGGCTCCGGCGGCTTCTGGGGCATGGGCCTGGGCGAAGGCGTCAGCAAGTACGAGTACCTGCCGGAAGCCCATACGGACTTTGCCTTTGCCATCTTCAGTCAGGAGCACGGCTATATGGGAGCCTTTCTTGTATTCCTGCTCTTGGCTTTGTTGGTGCTCTTCTGCGTGCGCATTGCCAACCGGGCTCCGGATGAGTTCGGCCAGATGCTGGCTACGGGCATTATGGTGCTCATAGCCGGACAGGCCATTGCCAACATTATGATGGTTGGCGGACTGCTGCCTGTAGTCGGTGTACCTTTGCCCTTTATCAGTTACGGCGGCTCGTCGCTGATGGTCTCCATGGTGGCCATGGGGATGCTCTTAAATATCTGCGACCATGGGGGCAAAACATCGGAAGATAGAGATGCGCCTGGGGTGAAAGAAGATAAGGGGCCGAGGCTGCGGCTGGTCAAATAA